The Puntigrus tetrazona isolate hp1 chromosome 19, ASM1883169v1, whole genome shotgun sequence genome has a segment encoding these proteins:
- the sh3bgrl3 gene encoding SH3 domain-binding glutamic acid-rich-like protein 3, with protein sequence MGIKLYYTTVTASREIKSQQAEVIRILESKSIKYELIDISVGGAVREEMRSKSGNPTAIPPQIFNEDQYCGNYEMFSEAVEADSVEQFLKIA encoded by the exons ATGGGCATCAAACTGTATTACACCACCGTGACTGCGTCGAGAGAG ATCAAGTCTCAGCAGGCCGAGGTGATTCGCATTCTGGAAAGCAAGAGCATTAAGTACGAGTTGATTGACATCTCGGTGGGCGGTGCTGTCCGGGAGGAGATGAGGAGTAAATCTGGCAACCCCACGGCCATCCCGCCTCAGATATTCAATGAAGACCAGTACTGTGGG AACTACGAGATGTTTTCTGAGGCGGTGGAGGCAGACTCTGTGGAACAGTTTCTGAAGATTGCATGA
- the trnau1apa gene encoding tRNA selenocysteine 1-associated protein 1 isoform X1, which translates to MNSLWMGNLEPYMDEEFVSRAFAHMGETVIRVRLIRDKITGLNAGYGFVELMDETSVERCLRKVNGKPLPFATPPKRFKLSRATYGKLGDSCSTFSLFVSDLTPEVDDGMLYEFFHYHFSSCCSGKIILDSNGYSKCCGFVSFESEREQRRALAELQGASGLGRKTLRLSMAANKLKKKESSENQNGQFHAESYSSHNLYLNQYYYPQYDGHLATYDWNYDYNYIDPSQDMAQVEETEDDGLEYPDSEINVMEANERFMDQSEELYSALMGCFFQPPESWAGVTCSVTCDLPEPMYQYEEMD; encoded by the exons ATGAACAGCCTCTGGATGGGTAAC cTCGAGCCCTACATGGATGAAGAGTTCGTCTCCAGAGCTTTTGCTCACATGGGAGAAACAGTGATTAGAGTCAGACTGATCCGAGACAAAATAACCGG GCTGAATGCAGGCTATGGCTTTGTGGAGCTGATGGATGAAACGTCAGTAGAGAGATGTCTCCGCAAAGTGAATGGAAAACCTTTGCCTTTTGCCACTcct CCTAAGAGGTTCAAGTTGAGTCGTGCCACCTACGGGAAACTTGGTGACAGCTG CTCTACTTTCTCCCTCTTCGTCTCGGATCTCACCCCGGAGGTGGATGATGGCATGCTGTATGAGTTCTTTCATTATCATTTTTCATCATGCTGCAGTGGGAAGATCATTCTGGACAGCAACGGATACTCCAA GTGCTGTGGCTTCGTGAGCtttgagagcgagagagagcagAGACGGGCTCTGGCTGAACTCCAGGGGGCTTCTGGACTCGGGAGGAAAACTTTACGCCTCAGTATGGCTGCAAATAAACT GAAGAAGAAAGAGTCGTCTGAGAACCAAAATGGTCAGTTCCATGCAGAAAGCTACAGCAGCCATAACTTATATCTGAACCAGTATTATTACCCGCAGTATGACGGCCATTTGGCTACATATGACTGGAATTATGATTATAACTACATAGATCCTTCACAGGACATGGCACAG gTTGAAGAGACCGAAGACGATGGCCTAgagt ATCCAGACTCTGAGATAAATGTGATGGAGGCCAACGAGAGGTTTATGGACCAGAGCGAGGAACTGTACAGCGCTCTGATGGGTTGTTTCTTCCAGCCTCCTGAATCGTGGGCCGGGGTCACCTGTAGCGTGACCTGTGACCTCCCGGAGCCAATGTACCAGTATGAGGAGATGGACTGA
- the trnau1apa gene encoding tRNA selenocysteine 1-associated protein 1 isoform X2 — MNSLWMGNLEPYMDEEFVSRAFAHMGETVIRVRLIRDKITGSTFSLFVSDLTPEVDDGMLYEFFHYHFSSCCSGKIILDSNGYSKCCGFVSFESEREQRRALAELQGASGLGRKTLRLSMAANKLKKKESSENQNGQFHAESYSSHNLYLNQYYYPQYDGHLATYDWNYDYNYIDPSQDMAQVEETEDDGLEYPDSEINVMEANERFMDQSEELYSALMGCFFQPPESWAGVTCSVTCDLPEPMYQYEEMD, encoded by the exons ATGAACAGCCTCTGGATGGGTAAC cTCGAGCCCTACATGGATGAAGAGTTCGTCTCCAGAGCTTTTGCTCACATGGGAGAAACAGTGATTAGAGTCAGACTGATCCGAGACAAAATAACCGG CTCTACTTTCTCCCTCTTCGTCTCGGATCTCACCCCGGAGGTGGATGATGGCATGCTGTATGAGTTCTTTCATTATCATTTTTCATCATGCTGCAGTGGGAAGATCATTCTGGACAGCAACGGATACTCCAA GTGCTGTGGCTTCGTGAGCtttgagagcgagagagagcagAGACGGGCTCTGGCTGAACTCCAGGGGGCTTCTGGACTCGGGAGGAAAACTTTACGCCTCAGTATGGCTGCAAATAAACT GAAGAAGAAAGAGTCGTCTGAGAACCAAAATGGTCAGTTCCATGCAGAAAGCTACAGCAGCCATAACTTATATCTGAACCAGTATTATTACCCGCAGTATGACGGCCATTTGGCTACATATGACTGGAATTATGATTATAACTACATAGATCCTTCACAGGACATGGCACAG gTTGAAGAGACCGAAGACGATGGCCTAgagt ATCCAGACTCTGAGATAAATGTGATGGAGGCCAACGAGAGGTTTATGGACCAGAGCGAGGAACTGTACAGCGCTCTGATGGGTTGTTTCTTCCAGCCTCCTGAATCGTGGGCCGGGGTCACCTGTAGCGTGACCTGTGACCTCCCGGAGCCAATGTACCAGTATGAGGAGATGGACTGA
- the stx12 gene encoding syntaxin-12: MSYGRTEQRASPKDFSSLIQTCSSNIQKITQNTAQIKSLVNQLGTKQDTSDLRERLQQVQHYTNQLAKETNKHLKDLGSLSLPASLSEQRQQKIQKDRLMNDFSAALNNFQAVQRRAAEKEKESVARARAGSRLSAEDGGHEEQLVSFDNNDDWGKTTTQIEDVAITEEDLELIKERETAIRQLESDILDVNQIFKDLAVMIHDQGEMIDSIEANVESAEVHVERGAEQLQRAAHYQQKSRKKMCILAVVLALLVGVIGLIIWASTK, encoded by the exons ATGTCGTACGGACGGACCGAGCAGCGCGCCTCGCCAAAGGACTTCAGCAGCCTGATCCAGACATGCAGCTCCAACATCCAAAAGATCACGCAGAACA cGGCACAAATCAAGAGCTTGGTAAACCAACTGGGAACAAAACAAGACACCAGCGACCTGAGGGAGAGACT TCAGCAGGTGCAGCACTACACAAACCAGCTGGCCAAGGAGACCAACAAACACCTGAAAGACCTgggctcgctctctctccccGCCTCCCTGTCCGAACAG AGACAGCAGAAGATCCAGAAGGACCGGCTGATGAACGATTTCTCCGCCGCTCTCAACAACTTCCAGGCAGTGCAGCGCCGAGCcgcagagaaagagaaggagtcTGTGGCCAGAGCCCGAGCAGGGTCTCGACTCTCG GCTGAAGATGGAGGTCATGAAGAGCAGCTGGTCTCCTTTGATAA taatgatgatTGGGGTAAGACCACCACTCAGATAGAAGACGTGGCCATAACAGAGGAGGACCTGGAGCTcattaaagaaagagaaaccGCCATTCGACAACTTGAG TCAGACATTTTGGATGTGAATCAGATTTTCAAGGATCTTGCGGTGATGATCCACGATCAGGGTGAAATGATAG ATAGCATAGAGGCTAATGTGGAGAGTGCAGAGGTGCATGTGGAAAGAGGAGCTGAGCAGCTCCAGAGAGCAGCTCACTATCAG CAAAAGTCTCGTAAGAAGATGTGCATCCTGGCGGTGGTCCTTGCCTTATTGGTCGGCGTTATCGGCCTTATCATCTGGGCGTCGACAAAGTGA